Proteins encoded by one window of Bdellovibrionota bacterium:
- a CDS encoding nitrilase-related carbon-nitrogen hydrolase, whose product MNLFILSILCFCLASENLQANSCVSLFKKENTLRLSSVQYLIEGNHSLDSMMSKITRLVQEAKEKGSELVVFPELFIFDLLRDQNDPQIEVRLREIAETVTPILFERIADLAQRESIAILAGSTPILENNRIYNRAMIVFQDGQRIFQDKLFLTPDELDWGWASGTRLQVFNAPWGKTTILICYDCEFPIISNLLARSKPEVILIPSMTESRHGFRRVRWSAKARAIEHRAYVVHTGNVGYLQYGQAATMTPSEAGHPGIKNQGKINKFEIVTTDLDIGHLRQTRLTRGPHPARDQNSRIEPIEVIDE is encoded by the coding sequence TTGAACTTATTTATATTATCTATTTTATGCTTTTGTCTTGCTTCGGAAAATCTCCAAGCCAATTCTTGCGTCAGTCTCTTTAAAAAAGAAAATACTCTCAGACTGAGTTCTGTTCAATATCTCATTGAAGGTAATCATTCTCTAGACTCAATGATGAGTAAAATCACTCGCTTAGTTCAGGAAGCCAAAGAAAAAGGCTCAGAGCTTGTTGTATTCCCGGAACTGTTTATTTTTGATCTTTTAAGAGATCAGAATGATCCACAGATCGAAGTTCGCCTTCGAGAGATTGCAGAAACCGTAACTCCCATATTGTTTGAGAGAATTGCTGATCTCGCACAGAGAGAATCCATCGCCATTCTCGCAGGTAGCACTCCCATCTTGGAAAACAATAGAATCTATAATCGTGCCATGATCGTCTTTCAAGATGGTCAAAGAATTTTCCAGGATAAGCTTTTCTTGACCCCTGATGAACTCGATTGGGGTTGGGCCTCTGGAACTAGGCTTCAAGTATTCAATGCTCCTTGGGGTAAAACGACAATCCTTATTTGCTATGACTGCGAATTTCCCATTATTTCTAATTTATTAGCAAGATCTAAACCTGAAGTGATCTTGATTCCTTCCATGACAGAGAGTCGCCATGGCTTTAGAAGAGTGAGATGGTCCGCGAAGGCCAGAGCCATCGAGCACAGAGCTTACGTTGTACATACAGGAAACGTGGGCTACCTACAGTACGGTCAAGCCGCGACAATGACTCCTTCAGAAGCGGGACATCCGGGCATAAAAAACCAAGGTAAAATAAATAAGTTTGAAATTGTGACTACTGATTTAGATATTGGACATTTAAGACAAACCCGATTAACGCGAGGACCGCACCCTGCACGGGACCAAAATTCTCGCATCGAACCTATAGAGGTTATAGATGAATAA
- a CDS encoding DUF2802 domain-containing protein has translation MSGWIVVQIILNIGFVAAALVCWARLNRPQKDDPRLSRGLQLLQSKIAILEDLSDRTDMQVKQLSTLLDQKGREVQEYVANAQNQIHKVEDSIQKSMDVSKIFQDKIPHKEIIERQNTIKYVQAARLANQGMSVDEIAEKVDIPRSELEFIVKVNKNKLMFSEEHLPEWVQEPQAEVQPSIRPRDFSSVFESSAVNAAAQEDDKKIQEEFKKAIEEVKAKDLARENSMANVVAGNVSESVTEGLQTAKSKISDFAERILNPYFLDKSTDGVVPAVTNQISEQITAKKIIKSEDEDARAVKSFVFKNLDKDL, from the coding sequence ATGAGCGGATGGATAGTTGTACAAATAATTTTAAATATTGGTTTTGTAGCGGCAGCATTGGTTTGTTGGGCACGTTTGAATCGTCCACAAAAAGATGATCCAAGATTGAGCCGTGGCCTGCAACTCCTGCAAAGTAAGATTGCAATACTAGAAGATCTTTCAGATAGAACAGACATGCAAGTAAAGCAACTGAGCACTCTTTTAGATCAAAAAGGCCGAGAAGTACAAGAGTACGTTGCCAATGCCCAAAACCAAATCCACAAGGTCGAAGATTCTATCCAAAAGAGCATGGATGTTTCTAAGATCTTCCAAGATAAAATTCCCCACAAAGAAATTATCGAAAGACAAAACACAATCAAGTATGTGCAAGCAGCGCGCTTAGCGAATCAAGGCATGAGTGTGGATGAAATTGCAGAGAAAGTTGATATTCCAAGAAGTGAATTAGAATTTATTGTGAAAGTTAACAAAAATAAATTGATGTTTTCTGAAGAGCATCTTCCAGAGTGGGTCCAAGAGCCTCAAGCGGAGGTACAGCCTTCAATTCGCCCAAGAGATTTCAGTAGCGTATTTGAATCTTCGGCGGTAAATGCAGCGGCACAAGAAGATGATAAGAAAATCCAAGAAGAATTTAAAAAAGCAATTGAAGAAGTAAAAGCAAAAGATCTGGCGCGCGAAAACTCTATGGCCAATGTTGTGGCTGGAAATGTTTCAGAGTCAGTGACAGAAGGACTGCAAACGGCAAAAAGTAAAATATCAGATTTTGCCGAAAGAATCCTTAATCCCTACTTCTTAGACAAATCCACAGACGGCGTGGTTCCCGCGGTGACAAATCAAATCTCTGAACAAATCACCGCTAAAAAAATCATTAAGAGTGAAGACGAGGATGCACGTGCCGTAAAATCTTTCGTATTTAAGAACTTAGATAAAGATCTATAG
- a CDS encoding TonB family protein: MKPKFFTGKILKVKNLLTLSILISAFLHISTILSLKLLERNNLSLKTDPTVEVIFIDAAQFSQNAPKQIVEQDEKPVNDEVDPNAKYLSQFNQKVVNETKAANSGKYNNNAGKGLTKGQAAKKVKETMDLQPQTKGAGSVLDKFKPKVDWTALANKNAGGDGRDLSRSSDHLKEVDKGPQTVLSTREFVYYSYFKRIKGQIQQYWEPSIKGKMKKIMSSGRKIASAEDRTTKLLIILNDKGTLVGVKVLGESGIVDLDDAAIEAFKAAAPFPNPPTGIVESDGTIKIRWDFVLEA; the protein is encoded by the coding sequence ATGAAACCGAAATTTTTCACCGGTAAAATTTTAAAGGTAAAAAACTTACTTACGCTTTCAATCCTCATCTCGGCGTTTTTACATATATCTACTATTCTATCTCTGAAACTCCTCGAGAGAAACAATTTATCTCTAAAAACAGATCCAACGGTTGAGGTAATTTTCATTGATGCTGCACAATTCTCACAAAATGCTCCCAAGCAAATTGTCGAGCAGGACGAAAAGCCAGTGAACGACGAAGTAGATCCTAATGCTAAATATTTGAGTCAGTTCAATCAAAAAGTGGTTAACGAAACCAAAGCCGCCAACAGTGGAAAATACAATAATAATGCCGGCAAAGGTTTAACAAAGGGCCAAGCCGCTAAAAAAGTAAAAGAGACTATGGACCTGCAACCTCAGACAAAGGGTGCTGGCAGTGTTCTTGATAAATTTAAACCTAAAGTGGATTGGACCGCTCTTGCAAACAAAAATGCGGGTGGAGATGGACGCGATCTTTCTCGCAGTAGTGATCATTTAAAAGAAGTGGATAAAGGGCCGCAGACAGTTCTTTCAACAAGAGAATTTGTTTATTATTCGTACTTCAAACGCATCAAAGGACAAATCCAACAGTACTGGGAACCTTCAATTAAAGGTAAAATGAAAAAGATCATGTCTAGCGGAAGAAAAATCGCTTCGGCAGAAGATCGCACTACAAAACTTTTGATCATCCTAAACGACAAAGGAACCTTGGTTGGCGTGAAAGTTCTGGGAGAATCTGGAATTGTAGATCTTGATGACGCTGCCATAGAAGCCTTCAAAGCCGCAGCTCCATTCCCAAATCCCCCAACCGGAATTGTCGAAAGCGATGGCACCATAAAAATCCGCTGGGATTTCGTCCTCGAAGCCTAA
- a CDS encoding Stp1/IreP family PP2C-type Ser/Thr phosphatase: MGLKRANNEDCFLMDPDLGLYIVADGMGGHSGGEVASHMAVKTIRDVIIDSYEKDAGIKPTDLLTRAYAAAGIAIFEKSLSDGELKGMGTTLVVALIRDQKIYVANVGDSRAYLLNTSGMWQMTEDHSLVNEQIKAGMLKDENKAKFSKNIITRSVGFERATNCDILERSLSPEDSYVICSDGLTGMVGDREIYAIAQETAPDKVVSELIKEAKNKGGLDNVTVMYMTVANA, translated from the coding sequence GTGGGATTAAAAAGGGCAAACAATGAAGATTGTTTTCTTATGGATCCGGACTTAGGTCTCTACATTGTGGCCGATGGTATGGGTGGACATAGCGGTGGAGAAGTGGCTTCTCATATGGCAGTGAAAACCATTCGTGATGTGATTATAGATTCTTATGAAAAAGATGCTGGCATTAAACCGACGGATCTTTTAACTAGAGCTTACGCCGCTGCAGGCATCGCGATCTTCGAAAAAAGCTTATCTGATGGTGAATTGAAGGGAATGGGAACAACTCTTGTTGTGGCTCTTATCCGTGATCAAAAAATTTATGTCGCAAATGTAGGGGACTCTAGAGCCTATCTTTTGAATACTTCCGGCATGTGGCAGATGACAGAGGATCATTCTTTGGTGAATGAACAAATCAAAGCCGGCATGCTCAAAGACGAAAATAAAGCGAAGTTCTCCAAGAATATAATTACGCGAAGCGTTGGTTTTGAAAGAGCAACAAATTGTGACATCCTCGAGAGAAGCCTGAGCCCTGAAGACAGTTACGTCATTTGCAGTGATGGTCTCACGGGTATGGTTGGTGATAGAGAAATCTATGCAATTGCTCAAGAAACTGCGCCTGACAAAGTCGTTTCTGAGCTTATAAAAGAGGCCAAAAATAAGGGTGGTTTAGACAATGTAACGGTGATGTATATGACGGTTGCCAACGCTTAG
- a CDS encoding M23 family metallopeptidase, producing MSSKKITFLVMTDRQGVVKRFILSQSWMKTIVTCGVIGFIILTSILVDYVGLLLQEIESKKLKVENRQLKAQFQVVESKLEALDSSLERVQSFMTKLRLITDTNDDQRALKLTVGNTNSQSQIAEMNEANNSGDGRDPAAIRKDEDTLTILKKPILDSAKGELARSEESKFTSLSIRIDRAIKKSELKEQGVLDLWEMLSMQQSLMRATPSIRPSRGYITSEFGYRPSPVTGQLKLHQGLDFGAPPGAPVYATADGVVSFSGFDSEYGKLVSIDHGYGVVTRYAHNSELFTVVGQKIKRGDVISAVGNTGRSTGPHCHYEVRVNGVPVDPTNYILE from the coding sequence ATGAGTTCTAAGAAGATAACATTTCTAGTGATGACAGATCGCCAAGGTGTAGTGAAAAGGTTCATCCTTTCGCAATCTTGGATGAAGACCATAGTAACTTGTGGTGTGATCGGTTTCATCATCTTGACCTCAATCCTCGTGGACTATGTGGGTCTTCTCCTTCAAGAAATCGAATCTAAAAAATTAAAAGTAGAAAACAGACAACTCAAGGCCCAATTCCAAGTAGTGGAGAGTAAGTTAGAAGCCTTGGATTCAAGTTTAGAGCGCGTACAAAGCTTCATGACAAAGTTAAGACTCATTACGGACACAAACGACGATCAAAGAGCTTTGAAGCTCACCGTGGGCAACACCAATAGCCAAAGCCAAATTGCAGAGATGAACGAAGCAAACAATTCAGGAGATGGTCGTGATCCTGCGGCGATTAGAAAAGACGAAGACACTCTTACGATCCTTAAAAAACCAATCCTAGATTCCGCAAAGGGTGAGCTCGCTAGATCTGAAGAAAGTAAATTCACCTCGCTTTCAATCCGTATCGATCGCGCAATCAAAAAATCAGAACTCAAAGAACAAGGCGTATTGGACCTTTGGGAAATGCTTTCGATGCAACAGAGCTTAATGCGAGCAACTCCATCAATCAGGCCGTCGCGTGGTTACATCACATCAGAGTTCGGTTACCGACCGTCTCCTGTTACGGGCCAATTGAAACTTCACCAGGGTTTGGATTTTGGTGCGCCTCCGGGAGCTCCTGTTTATGCAACAGCGGACGGTGTGGTGTCTTTCTCTGGATTTGATTCTGAATACGGAAAATTAGTTTCTATCGATCACGGTTACGGTGTGGTAACCAGATACGCACACAATTCGGAGCTCTTCACTGTTGTAGGACAAAAAATTAAGCGCGGTGATGTGATCTCGGCAGTGGGTAACACTGGCAGATCGACAGGTCCTCACTGCCATTACGAAGTTCGCGTGAATGGCGTTCCTGTAGACCCAACCAATTACATTTTAGAATAA
- a CDS encoding ankyrin repeat domain-containing protein, translating into MKMYPLIIGIILILNSLTLQARNTCSGLFDNQIPTLNGDEYINGYIKVFVFMREQRLKGRQENLLHWAVREDRPDLIEPLLRTGSVISELMDTQEHRRHFSPDYTALNYAIELESLKSIRILIKNGANVNGEKSRRSYPPLNTAVRKGNEEIIQMLVDAGADPFRRGVEEVSWGARSMIGDKNAFDIANEHDLPKRERILKIFLLNYSKM; encoded by the coding sequence ATGAAAATGTATCCGCTCATTATCGGCATAATATTAATTTTAAATTCCTTAACGTTACAGGCACGCAATACTTGCTCAGGATTATTTGACAACCAGATACCCACATTGAATGGCGACGAATATATAAACGGGTACATAAAGGTTTTTGTTTTTATGAGAGAGCAAAGATTAAAAGGAAGGCAAGAAAATTTATTACACTGGGCCGTGAGAGAAGATCGACCAGACTTAATTGAACCTCTTCTAAGAACAGGATCTGTGATATCAGAGCTAATGGATACGCAAGAACATCGTCGACACTTTTCCCCAGATTATACAGCTCTCAATTACGCTATTGAATTAGAGAGTTTAAAATCCATCAGAATACTTATTAAAAATGGCGCCAACGTCAATGGAGAGAAATCCCGACGCTCTTACCCTCCGCTCAACACCGCTGTTAGAAAAGGTAATGAAGAGATTATCCAAATGTTAGTGGATGCTGGCGCAGATCCTTTCCGCAGGGGCGTAGAAGAAGTATCATGGGGAGCAAGAAGCATGATCGGCGATAAAAATGCTTTTGATATCGCTAACGAACATGATCTGCCAAAGCGAGAAAGAATATTAAAAATATTCCTTTTAAATTATTCTAAAATGTAA
- the rpsI gene encoding 30S ribosomal protein S9, whose translation MAAAATKFIYATGRRKTSAARVYLKAGSGKITINDQEFEKYLVTGTHRLIVQQPLTETNNLGKVDLRVKVVGGGISGQAGAIRHGIARALVGFNPELRGVLKKAGFLTRDPRMVERKKYGQSGARKRYQYSKR comes from the coding sequence ATGGCTGCAGCAGCAACAAAATTCATCTATGCAACTGGAAGAAGAAAAACTAGCGCAGCTAGAGTTTACTTAAAAGCCGGTAGCGGTAAAATCACTATCAATGATCAAGAATTCGAGAAATATTTAGTAACAGGAACACACAGATTGATCGTTCAACAACCTTTAACTGAGACAAATAATCTCGGAAAAGTAGATTTGAGAGTGAAAGTTGTCGGTGGTGGTATCTCTGGCCAAGCTGGAGCTATCAGACACGGTATCGCAAGAGCTCTTGTTGGATTTAATCCTGAGTTGAGAGGCGTGCTTAAAAAAGCGGGCTTCCTTACTCGTGACCCTAGAATGGTTGAACGTAAGAAATACGGTCAATCAGGTGCTCGTAAGAGATACCAATACAGTAAGAGATAA
- the rplM gene encoding 50S ribosomal protein L13: MMRTWQAKTDEVERKWWVVDASGQTLGRLSTQIATLLRGKHKPQFTPHIDTGDFVVVVNADKLTMSGTKMETKQYFRHSGYFGSLKSTLAKDMLREKPEKMLTLAVKGMLPTNKLSRQLLTKLKIFEGPEHDHAAQKPEAYQLLTKKVKGN; this comes from the coding sequence ATAATGAGAACTTGGCAGGCAAAAACTGATGAAGTTGAAAGAAAATGGTGGGTTGTAGATGCTAGCGGACAAACGCTTGGTCGTCTATCTACTCAGATCGCTACTCTTTTAAGAGGAAAACACAAACCACAATTTACTCCGCATATTGATACGGGTGATTTCGTAGTTGTTGTTAACGCTGATAAATTAACTATGAGCGGAACAAAAATGGAAACAAAGCAATATTTCAGACACTCTGGATATTTTGGTAGCTTGAAATCAACTCTTGCAAAAGACATGTTGAGAGAGAAACCAGAAAAAATGTTAACTTTGGCTGTAAAAGGCATGCTTCCAACGAACAAACTTTCTCGACAACTTTTAACTAAACTTAAAATCTTTGAAGGACCTGAGCACGATCACGCAGCTCAAAAGCCTGAAGCTTACCAATTATTGACTAAGAAAGTGAAGGGGAACTAA